DNA sequence from the Novosphingobium sp. KACC 22771 genome:
AATCCCGCCTTTGCCGTCGTCGGCGCCCAGGCCGACGATATGGACGAGGAAGGCAACCACACCGTCTGCAACGGCCCGATGCATCCCACTTCCTATGAACAGTTTCTGGCCACCATCGACACCGGCGCGCATTTGATGTGCCACCCGGTCGCCATGTTCCGGCGCGATGTGGTGCTGGCCGTCGGCGGCTATCACGCGGCCTTTCGCCATTGCGAGGATCTCGACCTCTGGCTGCGCCTCGCCTCGGTCACGAAATTGTGCAGCCTGCCCGACAAGCTGATCCACTATCGCCATTACGCGGGGCAGGTCTCCAGCCGCCACGCCACCGAGCAGCAGACCGGCGCGGCCATCGCCCGTCTCGCCTATCACGAACGCCTTGCCGGGCGCCCCGATCCCACCGAACACCTTGATCGCCTGCCGCCCATTGACGGGCTCGACATGCTCTTCGGGCGCGAAGGCATCTCGCGACAGGTGCGCGAAAAGGTTGCGCTGGGCCTGCGCTACTCCAGGGCGGGCATGCGCGATTCCGGCTTCGACCTGCTGCTCCGCCACGTGGCCGATGGCGGCAATCGCGATGGCCTTTGGCGTACGGTTGCCCGCCTTGTCCGCTTTGGCGAGCCGATGCGCGCCCTTCGCCTCGCCGCTGCGCTGGCCACCACCTGAACAAAGGGGCAAACCTGTTGCCCATTTGCCCGAATCCCGCAAATTCCGCGCTTTTCTGCGCACAATAGTGTGGACGCCGCCTCGCTTCGCACTGGCCAAGGGCGCAGCATAGGCGTATAACTCATACATTAGACGGCTAAAGCCGCATATGCAGGAGAGAATGGCCATGGCTCTGAACGCCATTGCCCTGGCCCTTGCGCTGGCCAGCACCAGCGCCGAGGGTGCAGGTGCTATTGATTTGCCCGTTGCGCAACCCGCCCTGGGCCCAACCCAAACCATCGCCGCCAAATCCGACGAATACGACCGCATGACTGTGCCGGTCACCGTGCGCGAACACGGGCCTTTCCGCTTCATGGTCGATACCGGCGCCCAGCGCACCGTCCTGTCCGACATGGTCGCCGCACGATTGGGCGTGACCGGCACAGACCAGGCGCAAGTAACCGGCGTTGCCGGAACCCGCGTGGTCAGTGTGGTCGATGTCGGACATCTCAAATTGGGCCGACGCAGTTGGGCGGGCAAGCAATTGCCGATACTGCTGGCCCATGATGTCGGCGCAGACGGCATCATCGGCCTCGACGGCTTGCAGGGTCAGCGCGTGATGATCGACTTTCGCCGCAACGAGGTAACGCTGATTGATCGGGTAAGCAGGGACCCGGCCGCCGATGGCTTCGAAATCGTCGTCGAGGCAAAGCGGCATAATGGCGAGTTGATCATGACCAACGCCCTGATTGATGGGGTCAGGGTCGATGTGGTGATCGATACAGGTTCCGACATCAGCGTGGGCAATCGCGCACTGCAAAAGGCGCTGGGATCGCGCGTGACGGGTCACACCGAATTGCAAAGCGTGACCGGCCAGAGCATTCAGGCCGATTATGCCACGGCGCGGCAATTCTCGATCGACGGTTTCAAGGTCACGGGCATGCCCATCGCCTTTACCGATTCGCCCTCCTTCGCGCTGATGGGGCTGGACCGACGCCCGGCGGTGCTGCTGGGCATGCCCACGCTGCGCCTGTTTGACCGGATCGCGATTGATTTTGTGGCCAAGCGGGTGCTGTTCGATATGCCCGCCACCTCAATACCGTCCTCCTGAACGAAGCGGCCATTGGCGTTTGGCCGCTTCGCGCCTACATAGGCGGGCGATGCCTCCTGAACATTCCGCCTCGCCCGCCCCTTCCGCCAAGACGCCGCGCCATGATGGCTGGCAGACGCTCCGGCGGTTCCT
Encoded proteins:
- a CDS encoding glycosyltransferase family 2 protein, which translates into the protein MSLPDAPRISVAMSIYNGERFLAPAIESILAQTFGDFELLALDDGSTDATPQLLRAYAAQDARVRPIIRENRGLIASLNQLLDEARAPIIARMDADDICLPERFERQYAFLMANPAFAVVGAQADDMDEEGNHTVCNGPMHPTSYEQFLATIDTGAHLMCHPVAMFRRDVVLAVGGYHAAFRHCEDLDLWLRLASVTKLCSLPDKLIHYRHYAGQVSSRHATEQQTGAAIARLAYHERLAGRPDPTEHLDRLPPIDGLDMLFGREGISRQVREKVALGLRYSRAGMRDSGFDLLLRHVADGGNRDGLWRTVARLVRFGEPMRALRLAAALATT
- a CDS encoding retroviral-like aspartic protease family protein produces the protein MALNAIALALALASTSAEGAGAIDLPVAQPALGPTQTIAAKSDEYDRMTVPVTVREHGPFRFMVDTGAQRTVLSDMVAARLGVTGTDQAQVTGVAGTRVVSVVDVGHLKLGRRSWAGKQLPILLAHDVGADGIIGLDGLQGQRVMIDFRRNEVTLIDRVSRDPAADGFEIVVEAKRHNGELIMTNALIDGVRVDVVIDTGSDISVGNRALQKALGSRVTGHTELQSVTGQSIQADYATARQFSIDGFKVTGMPIAFTDSPSFALMGLDRRPAVLLGMPTLRLFDRIAIDFVAKRVLFDMPATSIPSS